ACTAGCCCACTAACTTCCCATCCCCATTAGAACTTTAGTTTCCATGACTCTCTGCACCATGATCTCCCCCGATCCCAGTATCTTTCCTGCCTTAACGCCCTGCACACTCTGCCCACTTGCATTTACAGCCCCAACATTGCACTTTAATACTGACCCAACATTAAAAACCTTTTGCCTTTTGTCTCTCTGCCCTCTCTTTCCCTGCATTCTCTGTCACTGGTTACCCCTGACTCTCTGTACCACAATCTTATCCTTATGTCCCCCTTTCCTTGTGGCCTATCTTACTTCAGCCCATCAGATACCCACACACTATAACTGTCTTCAAAACTCCCAGTTTCCTAGCATATGTCATGACGTAAAGGTGGCAATGCTCACAGTATATTTCAAGTGCTgtgcattatataaatattaagtgCTGTGATTGTTGTAGGGTTAAAAGGACTATAAAGAGtaagaaggccctggctggtgtagctcagtggattgagcttgggcctgtgaactaaagggctGCTcattcgaatcccagtcagggcacacgcctgggttgtgggccaagtccccagtttggggtgagtgagaggcaactgtgcattgatgtttctctccctctctttctccttcccttcccctttctctagaaataataaaatattttttaaaagaaaagagtaagaAGTACCCCCATACCTTTTCAGGCATCCAGAATTCTGGAGATAGAAAAATTCTTCTGGAACAGGTCATGTTATTGAAATATACACATGCATGGTGACTGTGATTTTATGCCAGAGTGAGTGTGATTTTAGGTGGGTGTGCATATTTATGAGTATGTGAGTGTGAATTTTAGTGTGCTCAGTATGTGCATTGTTTGTGACTGTGCAGTTGAAATTATGTATGTGATTTattgtaaatgtgtgtgtgtgagtgtgcatgcagGCATTTGCATCAATATGtaagtgagtgtgtgtggggagtGAGTTGTAGTTGTCCACCATTATTGCTCTAACAACTGACTTGATAATGGCGGTAATTGTATAGTGAACTTGGATCAAAGAGTTTACTTGTGTGTAGGAAaacctaaaaaattaaattcaactgttatatatttttccctttgcctatcaaaaatttttcttttcaatttaaaaagcaatttcagtTCCTTACTGAATATTGTGCAAAAAAGCTTAGATGACTATGTCAACCATTTGATGGTCCTGAATTCAGTAAGTGGCATTGACTTCTGAAATAGTTACAAGAATGGAAGAATCTGCTGTTCACCTCTATGATTCTGGTGCTGTAAATGAGCGGGTTTTGTTTAGAACCTTCTTTCTTCTATGGATATTGTTCTGTGTCTGCTTCTGTTCCCTGTTGGGGTTCAATATGGATAATGCGTATTTTCTCTTAAAGTTTCCATATGAGATGACATTGACTTGAACCAATGACTGCAGTGTTATCTAATGTACACATTTTTCCTGTTCCTTGTCCCTCTTTTTAAGTCTTTCTAAGATATTTGACtcagtttatttctttgcttCATATGTCATTGATGGTGCAGCCCATATGTATGAAGATTAGAAAAGAACTCACTTTGGGTAGAACGTCCCAATGAAGCACAATGTCCAGTGAGACATGCAGTCTTGCTCTTGTCCCTCAGGCATCAGATGCGAGCACTTCCTGATGTCTGTCCCCAGGGAGACCCTGTCTGCTCCAGGGATCATGGAGAGAAACAGTCTGTCACAAACACTCCAATAGTCTCCTAAGAGACACTGGTGAAAAGTTGGAGTTGTTCTTGGTAATTGCAACTGGGAAGAAAGTTTTGAGAAATACTCTCAGCTCCCAAGCCTGTCAGGGCAAGTGCTGCTACCGGTAAAGTGATAATTGCAATTCAGAAGGGAGGTGAGGTCACTGAATCACAACCCATATCTCAGGGTCTGGCTGCCTCCCTGTTACATGTACTGACAGTGCTGACTTCACAATGAGAGAGCATTCAGGCAGCAGGAAGAAGTCGTTGGGTTTCCTTTTTATCAATTTGAGAGGTAGAGACTGTAAGGGAACGTGTTGCATCAGGAGTCCAGGTAAGTGAACATGCTGGACAAAGGTACCTTCTGTGAGTGACCATGGTCTAGCACCAAAGCCAGCATAATCAGGGAAAAGAATTCTTGAGGCTTGAGCTGAGCTCATGGCTACTGATATGATGTAGTGTGGTACTCACAGTCATGGTTGTGTTTTATTCAGCAATAAGAAACCCTGATTTTTAGTGTGCTTAAGCTCTGGCGTTCTGCAGTCAGTCTCTATTCATTGGAATTTCCTGGAATCACAGACATAATTATCAGGATTCTCGAGGGGCACTGTAATACAATACCTCCATGTGTTTCCGTTGGTAGGAATCATCTGACCCTGTATGCAAAGAGTGTCTGAAAGCATTTGCTAAGGTAGAAACTTTTTCTCTAACTCTGGGTGTATGTTGCGCTTAACAGATTtaataattctgtctctgtttattATGAAGAGACTATTCCTTTTTAAGGTTAGGGAAACAGCATaggaaaaatataactttataaatTTCAGTCATCACATCAGGCTCAGATGTATCTTgatatttctgccttttttcaTCAAgattatttagttagttagttagttgtTAAATATAGTATAATACcaatacagaaaaaaagttttttatataatatacagGTTTCTCTCTtaccagttaattttttttagccTTACTGCTAATTATTTAACTGagcttttttacatttttatttttttattttattgtgtttaagtacagttgtctgcccccccccaccaatcccctccaccccagccatgcccatctccctcccctgattctaccACCCCACATCCCCatggttttgtgcatgtgtcctttatagttgctcctgaaaacccttccccccatcctccccatTATAGCCAAGTGCTataagcaacctaagtggccctcagtaaatgaatggatcaaaatccATGgtgcatttacatgatggaatattatggagcagaaagaaagaaggagctcctaccctttgttacagcatggatggaactggagagtattatgctaagtgaaataagccagatcaTATTTAACCTAGATCTAAGTATTTATATGACCTGAAATTAGTAATAATTTTGCTTCGACTGTATATTGTTTATCAGGCATCTGACTTTTCCATCCTATATTTCTGAAGACTCATGGAATTCTACTTTTCTTCCTGGGATAAAACCTACTGAGTGTGTCTGTGGCCATCCTGATTTTGCTGGCATTGTGAATTAGTGAGGGATACAGAAGACATGGCATGTATGGAATTTATAgtaatgatttatatttaaaaattgcttcttAATGATAGCACACTCAACCCTTAGAAGACATTAAATGACAGAAAAACTATAACATTATTTCACTTGGACTATAGGTAAGTGGAGAATATTTAGGGTACAGCTAACATGATATGTGTGGCTTATGGCTCATATTCCTATGCAGGGTCCTCCAGTCCAGAAGACAAAGATCAGTCCACGAGAACACACAGCATGGCCACCAGGGATTTGGCAGTAGGAATGGTCTTCTTACTACACACCGTAATTGGAGTTTTGGggaatttctctcttctttatcaTTATCTCTTCCTTTACTTCACTGGATACAGGCTGAAGTTCATAGATTTGATTGTCAACAACCTGATTGTGGCCAACTTTTCAGTTCTGTTGTCTAGTGGAGTCTCCTATACCATGTCATCCTTTGGGTGGTATCATCACTTAAATGATTTTGGATGCAAATTTTTCCTCTATGTACGTGGAGTGGGCAGGGGTGTGTCCATTGGCACCACCTGCCTTCTGAGCATCATCCAAGCCATCACCATCAGCCCCATGAACTCCAGGTGGGCAGAGCTTAAACACAAAGCTCCCAAGTACATTGTCCCTTTAATTTTTCTGTACTGGGTCCTACAAATGTTGATAAATGTTGTTTTCCTTATGTATATGTCTGGTAATTTGAGCTACAAAAATATCACCAATACAAAACGTTTTGGGCACTGTTATTCTGTTCGTCATGATAAATTGAGGGACTCATTATATGCAGTATTGTTATCATCCCctgattttttatgttttgtgctCATGCTCTGGGCCAACAGCTCCATGATCTTCATCCTGTACAGACACAAGCAGAGGGTCCAACACATTCACAGAACCCACCtcttttctccatctcctcctgAGGCCAGAGCTACCAAAACCATTCTTCTCCTGGTGAgcatatttatctttttgaacACCCTTTCCTCCATCTTTCATATTGTTTTAGCTGTTTTAAATAATCCCAGCTGGTTCATCTGCAACACCAGTTCAGTACTCTCTCTGAGTTTCCCAACTGTCAGCCCCTTTCTGATCCTGAGCCGTTACTCCAGTGTCTCCAGGCTCAGCTTTGCCAGGCTAAGCAATATGAAATCCCCTAATATTATGAGAAATATGTAAGTTGTATGTATTTGTATAATGTTCATTTGGTAAATCACTCATCCCTCTCAGAGTTGTAAGTTCCTTTATGAGTATATTGCTGTGAAATGGTAAACAGGTCTTGGTAAGCACTTTCATCAgggtaaataataatttataataataagttTAATGAAGTATCATATAGCTGCCTTATATTACATGTGTGATTGaagtatttctaatattttccatGGAAGAGTTCAGAATTAATGCAATAATAACCGTCAGGTCCTGAAACAATCTGGATATTATAGAGAACTCTTTGAGTGTGTAACTTGAGTCTATcaaacaattttcaaaaaaaagagcAAGGCAGGGGTTTGTAAGAAAAGGTACATGAAGTGGGACAGCACATGGCAAGTCACCGCTAAACCTGAAGCCATCAGTGCTGGAGGGAAATTCAGTCCATGAGGAAAGCTTGTGGGAGCCAGTTATGATCTTCTACATGATACCCTTAGAGAGCAAGTGGTCATTTATTGACATACGGTGGTATAATGGGATGGCTTGTTCACACATATTCAGGTGGAAATGGCCAGATCTAACTGCAGTGGGGCACAGGGGAGCAAGAAATTACATTTTAGCTGATGTTTAAACTACATCATGAGAGTGTGACAATTTCAAAAGACGTGAATTTCATGGAATTGGGACCTGCAGAGGGCAAATGCTTCCTTTGTGAAGAAGAGCTGGACATACTGACAAAAAGGAGGTCTACAGGTGCACACTGGTCTCTGAAGTCATGATGCTAGTTCGTGTTGGGGACTTCCATGAAATCCGGAGCCATtggaagaaaaaagcaggaaTTAATCCTGTGTATGTAAAGTTTATAATGCATTGATTGTCAAAAACCAAAGTGGACATTTCCTTAATTTTAGTAGGTATTTCAGAGTGTTCTTTTTGTATGTACATTTTGAAGCTGAAAGAAGGTATTGATAATTCAATGTATTcaagaacaaaataattatattcacCTAATCAACATATATTTTGAGAATTGTACCACAGTAAAAAAGACTGTATTTCAGCTTATGTGAAACATGGCAATATAGACatcaaagagcaagaagaggaaagatgTATAGAGATACACATGCTTGgaatttgtgtatgtgtatgtgggtgtgcctgtgtgtatatatatgtataaacacatttatatataagGTCACTCAATATGTTGGAAAGTTGTATATTAATACAAACTTTAAATTGTACTAATTACAATAAtgacaagtatttttttaatttaaaaatacttcattgtTCAAGAATGTTAGCCATcaggaggggggttcagctggggtggggtggagggatggggagaaaaggcacacaactgtaactgaataacaataaaaaattttaaaaaaagaatgttagctATCATCTCAGCCTTCAGTGAGTTATAATCTTTGCCGGTGGAGGTCTCCCCTCGatgttgatggctgctgactgaACAGGTTGGTGGTTGTTGAAGGTTAGGGTACAATAATGACAAAATCTTAAAGTGTTTGTAACCTAGTGTGCATATTGCCATTCTAGTTGTTTAATGtttgaaatgacagaaaatgtatttaattctaTTACCTGGCCTTATCCCTTGGAAAGATATGCATAAACATagtaaaaatgtttgatttttaaaggagTAATTTATCTATTTAACTTTGCCATAATATTTGATACAGTTTGGTATTAATAGAgatcattttcttaaattatctgtgataatttatttttggttgactttaaaatataattatgtattgTAGTTCTACATTATAATTCTAATTTATCATGAATACCTTTTCATTGAAAGTTGCATCCTCATTATTTGTTAGTTTCTAGTCAGAAATTTCAGTATATATATGCTAATTACAGTGTCATTTCCTTTAATCCTAATAAATGCCATCTTTACAACATGAGGACATTACAATACTAATATATTTACCTGATCCAATCCCTAATAATTTtgatgcatatttaaaaaatttagaggtACATGCACAGGTCGTATGTGCACAGCTGAATGACAGCCCACAGAGTGAACACATCCCTATACTGAGTACTATGACCAATAAATAGAATACTGTCACACCCCAAGAGTCCTCTCTGCTGTTTCGGTGTCACTCCTCCTCAGGATAAGCAATGTCAGAGCGGAGGTCACTTCCCCTGTTCTGCACTTCATAGAAAGGCAATCATAGAGCACTAACTCTGTTATGTTTGGTGTCTGTCATTCCTTACATTGTTGCTGTATTGATTGCTGCATGTTGGTATTTATCATTCCATGGCATTGCGGTATAGGATTCTATGTGTGAATAAAAAACTCTTCATTTAATCATTCTAGTTCATTGGTTTATCAGTGGTTTCCCGTATGGGGTTGTTAGGAATGGTGCTGGCATATAAGTTAGGGACATGTTTGATGAGATAACACCACATTTCTATAGGCGATATATGTGATGGTGGAGTAGTTGGGTGACAGGTTTATATTTCCCACCACTATGACATAATGCCAGAAAGGTTTGGAAAATGTTTGTACCAGTTTCTACAACAAACAGCAGTGTAAGATATTTTTGCTTATTCTCATCCTTGTCAACACGTATTTTCACAAGGCAGCAGGGCAATGGGGCTCAACTCAAGCCTTTTTAATGACATCAGTCCCATTCATGAGGACGCTGCCCTTATGTCCTAATCATCTTCTAAGGGTCCATGTCCTTATACCATGACATGGGGTGGTGGGTTTCCATATATTAATTTTGTGGGACACACAGGTCATAGCAGAACCCCTTGGAAAAAGgcaacattattttgaaattgcTTTTACATTAGAATGTCATAATAATTAGGGAGACAAACTACCCTGTCTCTTTTCACTGGCTGGAGGAGGGTTTAGTTCAAGTACCACTAACCTCTGATATACGCCATTTTCTTTATATGAATCGTATTCTCTTTGTTAAAGGCCTCAGTCTCCACAGCCCTGTCTAAGGTAACATCGCCCATCTGCCGTTGAATGTGACTGACGCAACCTGACCATATGCAGAGTCGTCTTTTCCAAAGACACTTGATTGGGATTCTAGGGCAGATGTACTGAGATGTACAGTCCTTGCACCAGTGAGGGAATGACTGTTGTCACTCTGGCTCCCCATCATCTATGGGAGGCCCAGCCCTTACTAGACTCATGAGAGATGGAGGTTGGCACAAGTCTCTGTGACCATGGATTTTGTCCTTCAGATCCTCTGGAAAAGGAAGCAATATTTTCCTGAAAGCCCATTTTGGTGTATGAACGTGTGGCTACTCTAACAACTAAtaagtcctcttttttttttttttaaataacaggagttttatttttcactcacttTCTGAAATATGTATAGTTATTCCCTTTTGCCAGGtaagccagccagaggggagtggggagatagtggggagaggggtctataggagctactataaaggacacaaggacaaaatcaattTTGTCctcagtggaggagggaggtgggactggctggggtggggtggagggatggggagaaaactcAGTCCTCTCTTTTGAAAGCAAAAATTAGCCAGCTAGAGGTcttattataaatgaaatgtgTGTCCACACCagggtggctccattggttggagtgaCATCACGTGGACTGAAAGCTCACGGGTTCAGTATCCAGTCAACACACACACCCAGATTacgggttcaacccctggtcagggtgcacatgAGAAGGAAACCAAGTCCATGTTTCCCTCTcaacatcgatgtctctctctctctctctccccccccaccccttccaatgagaaaaatgtgctcagatgagaaaaaaagttgTGTGATTACATAAAACCTTGGGGCTCTCTTGATTGGTCTTTCCATTTTGGGGAGAGCTGAGAGTCCCTTCACCAACCAGGTAGGAAGGACCCAGAAAGGCCTGTTCCTTCAGGAAAGTGGATATTTGAGAATGAAGCTAGACTGGCCTTAATATCATCTCAGCTTTACATGAACAAGTGGTACCTTGGCCTTTGGAGAAAATTTTTTGCTCCACACTGGTAGCAAGCCTCTGGCAGTAGGAGCCTAAATCCTCTGAGATTCCTTTAAATGCGGGGCCCTGGTTCATGGTGGTCTGAGATGCTAACCTGCATCTAGCACTTTGCTCACTCCATGGCAGCAGCAATCTATGTCCCCCAAATGACATAAATCACCGTCTCCAAACATTGGCAAATGTTCTGAGTGACAAGTAACTCTGTAAAATTACTGTTTTAGGACAATCATTCCTAACAATTGTTTAAGCTCTTTTGCAACAAAAGTATTAGACTGTAGTGATTGTCTAATGGTTTCAATGGAATAAGATGTTTGCCCTTTGTATTTCTGACATCCTGCTAATAAGGATGGGTAGTGACCAAGCTGTACATAGTCTTTGTGTTTCATCACCTCAGCAAAGGGAGGCTGACTCGATGACATAGCTGAGGCCTATCtcagtctgcttgggctgctataacacaATTCTCCTCAATAATAAACAACAATTCTCAGCCTTCATGCACTTTATAATCTAGTGAGAAAGGGATCCAGTAAAGGGATTGTATAATTCCAGAAAGTAATAACTCATATCAAGTAAAGTAAGTCCTCATAATACAttgtaaaagaaaagagagacttTGTTCTCTGCAAGGGAAGGCTTTAGGATATAATTTG
The sequence above is drawn from the Desmodus rotundus isolate HL8 chromosome 12, HLdesRot8A.1, whole genome shotgun sequence genome and encodes:
- the LOC123480341 gene encoding vomeronasal type-1 receptor 4-like, with the translated sequence MREHSGSRKKSLGFLFINLRGRDCKGTCCIRSPGSSSPEDKDQSTRTHSMATRDLAVGMVFLLHTVIGVLGNFSLLYHYLFLYFTGYRLKFIDLIVNNLIVANFSVLLSSGVSYTMSSFGWYHHLNDFGCKFFLYVRGVGRGVSIGTTCLLSIIQAITISPMNSRWAELKHKAPKYIVPLIFLYWVLQMLINVVFLMYMSGNLSYKNITNTKRFGHCYSVRHDKLRDSLYAVLLSSPDFLCFVLMLWANSSMIFILYRHKQRVQHIHRTHLFSPSPPEARATKTILLLVSIFIFLNTLSSIFHIVLAVLNNPSWFICNTSSVLSLSFPTVSPFLILSRYSSVSRLSFARLSNMKSPNIMRNM